The sequence TCAAAGACCATATTTGGAGTGAGATTGCCGTTTTTTTCAAAATCAAACGCGAGTGAAGAAAAACTTGAAAATGGAGAAACAAATAATTCTATAATTGGTAGTTATGTACAGCCAAAACAGAAAATTTCTCTTGTTTCCAAAGACTTCAGAAAAGTGATTGTAGTTACCGGATGCAGAGGAGCGGGGGCTACAAGCACGGCAGCAAATCTTGCCATTGAGTCCAGTGCGCAGGGGCTTTCTACAATACTGGTAGACATGGATATCCAATACAGAGGTGTAAATTTGTATTTCCCGAAATTCGGAGATGAAGTGGAATATAATCCTGATTTGTCCTATTCGCTGGTCAGGTGTGTTATAAAGCCCGATTCTTATGATATAAATTCGTGCAGAATCAATGACAATTTGTTTGTTACCACTTTGGCTTATTCAATATCCTCGAAAGACAAGCTGCTGGAGATAATTGACCTGAAAAAACTTTCGGCTTTTATAAATTTTTTAAGGTTGAAATTTAACGTGGTTTTAATTGATATGCCTATAAGTACTCTAAGTAAATATTCCCAGCTGCTGACGCAGATAGACAGCATAGCCTTGTGTGTAAACAATAATTTGTATTCGGTAATCAGTACCGTACGGACTGTGGAAGACCTATTTGTCAAAGAGGACTTGGTTTTGTTTACTGTTAAATCCCGACCTGTGTTGACAAAATATAACGAAGCCAACAGGCATAACGGCAAAACTTTCACTCCGGAACTGGCATGCAAAATTATATGCGAATTGGGAGGATACAACAGTGATTTAACTCCTGCCGGGATTGTTCCGTATTCCAGGGAATTTGACCTTCAAATTGATTCGGGACAAAAGATTACATCGACAAACAAAGTTTACAAAAATCATTATTTTACAATACTTAAAAATTTGTTGTAAAGCTCAATAGAGTTGTGTTATATAAAAGTTTTTTATTTATTATTGAAAAAGATTCCTGTAGTTAGTATAATCTATATTATTAGAGTACAAAAACTGTTATTTTATGTTATAATTTATAGAAAAAAAGCGGGTTTTATTTAAATAAATAGGACATAAGCTTTTTGCTATTTTTCGTAGGGGGGATAATATGGATATTAACAGCATAAAAAGTATAAAGCCCGGCAATCAACTTCCTAAAAAATTGTTGGCGATATTTGTAAGCGTGGCGGTTATTATTGGTTCATTTATTTATTTAAACAGCGTAAATGATTCTGCAAAGGATACTGTTGATATTGTTGTTGTCAAGGCTTCCGGAGGTATACCTGCCAACACTCTCATTACAAAAGATAATATTGGGAAATATTCTATTATCAGAAAAGAATTTAATGATGACATGATTACTTATGATAAAGTGGACAGCATTCTTAACAAATACAGCCTGTATTATTTAAGAAACGGGGCTCCTATCTATTATGATCAGCTTACGGACGAAAAACCGCGTGATACTGAATGGCTGTATGATTTGGAAGAGAATTATGAAGTTCTTACCATAAAGTATGATTATCTTGAATGCGGTGGAAGCATACTGCGGCCGGGAGATCTGGTAAGAGTCAGGGTTACATATACAGAAGAGATTCCGTCGTCGGACGGTATGATGTACGGCGGTTCGAAAAAAGTAAAGAAAACTGAGATATTGTTTGACAGTATTCGCGTAAAGGATCTTATCAACTCTTCGGGACGCTCCATATATGAAGTTTTGAAAGAGGTTTTCAAGCTAAGTGAAAAAGACAGACGGGAAGTAATGAAAAGCCGTGATTTTATGCAGAGCATTAAGGCTGAATCATTGCTTCTGGCGGCTACAGAGGAGCAGGTAAACAAATTTGCAAAATTTAAGTCTCAACAGGATGCCGTATTTACTTTTACCATTCTGTCGAGAAATGGAAACGATGAAGTATTTGACCAGCTTCCTGTAGTTGAGAAGGAGGTAGAGTCGTGGATAACAGAGAGCGAAGCGAAGGATTAGAGCTAAAGTCCCTTCTTGAGAAGTTGTCCCCGAGAGATAAGATATATAACGAAATGGAGACAAATAAAATTATTGATAATGTTATAGGGTTTATTCCCGCCTCGGATTGTGCGGATTCTTCCATTTTGCTTGTGAATCTGGCGGTGGCAATTGCTCAAAAAGGGTTTAATACTTGTATTTTGGATGCCAAGGTTTTTTACCCGAACATATACAAGCTGCTTGATTGCGAAGCAAATGCGGCGGGAAAGGGTCTTATAAGGATTTGCAGAAGTGATAAGGTTGACATAAGAGATGTGATAAATGAGACCAAATACAAGAATTTATATCTATTGTCTCCAAGTCCCTCTGATCCTATGGAGGACTATTTTGATTTTCAATTGGATGATGTCGACAGGGTTATAACCACCCTAAAGGAGACTTTTGATTTTGTGCTTATAGATATTCCGAATAATCCGCCGTTGGAGTTTTGCATTTCGTCCGTCAAGAATTGCAACGTGGGATTTTTTATATGGAGTGAACGTATTGACTGCCCTCAAAATACCAGCAGATTTTTGGAGTTTGTGGGATCATTGGGAATTGGTGTATCGAAGCTTATGAATGTGATTTTAAATAATTTATACGGTGTCAAATTTGACAAAACAATAATAGAAGATATGAAATTGAAGCTTATTGCCGAATTTCCGTTTGTGTCAGGCGCCATTGATCTTTCGCTTGAAGGAAGGGTGTATATCGCTGACAGCCTGATAATCAACAAAAAGTACAAGGAATCGATGAATTCGTTGGTTAATATATTGACGAAAAAGTAACTGTTTTTTGGAGGGTTTGTAATGTTATCGAGAAGTACTGTAAGTGAACTTCAAAAGAAAGCAAAGTATATACATAGAACCAATACTTCAGGAAGCAAGCTCACATCCATGACTTTTGAAGAATGTCTAAAGCAGTGTCAGCAGTATATAAGCAATGTGGCGACAAATTATTACAGAAGAATTGAAGACCCGGCCAAAAAGAGGGAAATGACGGAAAGGTATATAATTGACTATGTTGAAACACAGAAGCCTGAAGTGGAAGGATTTGAGGAACTTTCGGCCTTAAGAAATGCCCTTATTGATGAGATTACCCAATACGGTCCGATAACAGATGCGATGGAAGACCCTCTAATAGACGAAATCAGAGCCAATGGTCCGCAGCAGATATTTGTAGAGAAAAAGGGTAGAACCGAGATTTGGGACAAATGCTTTACCGACAGGGAGCATATGGAAAGAATAATTGCAAAGCTTATTGGAGTATCCAAGGTGAGGCTTACCCCAAGAACGCCAATGGTAAATGCCCGTACCATAGAAGGCTACAGGGTCAATGCCACCCATGCGGATATTTCACCTTACGGCAATCCGGCGTTTGTGGTAAGAAAGTTTAAAAAGTACACTCTGACTCCGGAAGAGATGATAAAGGAAAAATCATTTTCAGTTAATATGTACAAGCTTCTTTCGCTTATACCCAAGGCCAATCTTTCCTGGATGACGGCCGGGCCTACCGGCAGCGGAAAGACCACTTTGAATGAAGTTTTGATAAAGCATATTGATCCGCTGTGTCGTATTATAACAATTGAAAACCCTGCAGAGTACAGGCTGCTAAGGTACAAAAACGATGACCCCAATGAAAGGGTTATAAATGACGTGCTTCAGTATGAGTGTGTTCCTGATGATGACGACAGCAGTCCGGCAACAATGGAAAATTTGTTGATAAATGCCATGAGACAGTCTCCTCACTGGATAGGTCCCGGTGAGCTTCGTTCTCCGGGAGAGTTTGAGACTGCCCTGCGCGCTGCGCAAACCGGTCACTATTTCTTTACAACCCTGCATGCGGAAGGAGACCAGGAAGCAATTTACAGGTTCCTTACTGCTTACCTTATAAAATCAAAAGAACCTGCGGAACTGGCCCTGAGAAATATATGTACCGCCGTTAAATTTGTCATATTCCAGGAAAAGCTGGCCGACGGAACCCGTAAAGTTACATCAATTTCTGAAGTCAGAGGTTCTGAAGGCTTAAAGCCTATTATTAACCAGATATACAAATTTATTCCTGAGGATGTTGATGAGGATCCTGTTACAGGGCAAATCAGAGCAATAGTAGGCAAGCACAAGAGAGTAGGCCGTATATCGGATGAGCTTGTTGACAGAATGATGAAAGCAGGAATAAAAAAGAGTAAGTTTGAATTCCTCACGCGTCCGGTTGACCCCGATGAAGAGGAGGTTTACGATATAGATGCTCTTTAACGTACTTTTTAGTGTAGCTATTGGATTGGTGATTTTGTACATATTGAATGTGGTGCTGGATCTTAGGCTTCTTAACGATTTGAAAAAGCTTGTCAGTTATATAGTAGACTCCATAGCAAACCATAACACGAAGAAATATCTTGAGAGGATAAAAAGAAGTAAAATAGTCAAGACAAATGACAACATTATATCAAAATACAACAGGCTGGTGGAGAATATAATTTTCGATTATAATCTGCCGCTGACATTGGAAGGATTTAATTCTTTTATCAGTATACTCTTTGCAATACTGGTTTTGATAGTTGTGCTTTTTTTAAAGGATATTACGCTTTCAGCTTTGGTTTCCATATCTTTACTGGTAGGCGCAATTACATATTTTACTATGAGATCTAGAAATCTGAAAGCCGCTAAAATTGAGAGTATAATGGATGCCGAAGACCTGATATGTCCTCTGGCAAGGGACGGAGTTCTTGTGGCGATAAAAAAAGTTTTGGAGTCTGACGAATATATTAATGCAGATATAAGGCCGTTTTTTGTTCAGTTTGTGGAAAACTGCGAAAACTACGGTTATTCTTTCAGAAGAGCAATGGAAATACTGAATCGCCAGTTGGGGCCGAAGTTTGACAACTTTGCGAAAAAAGCGGTTATTTTTGAGTACAACGAACGTAAAGGTATGGCTGATATTTTCCTTGATATTGTTGAAGAAAATGCTGCTTTAAGAGAAATAAATGCAAGAAAAAACAGAATCTTTAAAAAGATGAACATGAACTTTATAATGAAAACTGCATTGATAGTTATATTTGTTGCGTATTCGATGACAGTTCCGGAATTAAGGATTTTTATGCTGGAAAGTACAGCGGGGCGCTTTATCCTTACGATGACCATAGTGGCCATCTGTTTAAGCTTTGCCAGGTGTCAGGCATTGCAAGCCGATATTGGAAGTTTTGGAGGGGATAATAAATGGTAATACTCTCCAAACTGTGTGCTTTGGCAGCAATAATTTATCTTGTTTTCACTTTAATATACCCTCTTTTTAAACCCATGACCCGCAAAAGAAAAGAGCATTCCAGGGATTTTATAAAGCGAAAGAGGAATCAGAAAAAGGTTGAAAAATATTTGTATTTTAAGGATATAGTGTTAAGAAGACTTTCCAATAAATTTTTCCTTAGTGACATAAAAAGAAATGAACTTAATTTTTTGATAAAAAGGCTGGACTTGAAAATAACACCGGAAGAGATAAGATTGAAGCAGATTTTGTATGTTATAGGTGCCGTAGGAATATCCTTGATTGCCATGAACATTAACACCCTTATTGGCTATGGATGTTTGATATTTGTTGTGTTGGGATGGCTCTATCCGGTTGATGAACTGGAAAAAATGATTGAAAAAAAGAACAACAACATATTGGCAGACTTTCCTTCATTCTACAACATGCTTTACTATCAATACGCCAGATCCATAAACATATATTTGGCGGATGTGGTCAAGGACTTTCTTCCCAATGCCAATGAGGATATGGCTGCAGAACTGGAGGTTTTTCTTGACAATATTGAGTATGGAGAGGAATATGCATTAAAACAGTTAAAAAAACGTGTTCCGTTAAGACACATTATCAAGTTTTGTGATATAATGGAAACAAGATTGAGAGGATACGACAATATTTCTCAGATGACATATTTAAAGAATGAGCTTTATGATTTAAGAGTTATGTCCCTTGAAGATGAACTGCACAGAAGGGAGCAAAAGAACGCGAGGATGCAGTTTGTTTTAATTGTTGTATTGGCGATTTACATCGTGATCTACTATTACTTCATGTTTGTTGATGCCATCAGAATGTTTAGCTAGTCGTTGGTTATATTTTTACATATAAAAATAATATATTTAGAAAAATAAGGGGGTAATTATAATGAATAAAAAATCAAAAAAGGATGTATTGAAAAACTCAATCAAAAAATTTTTGAAAGATGAGAGAGGAGAATTCGGAGTAAAGCAGATTGCTTACACCGTAGCGGTGATAGTGGTTGTAGGACTTGTTCTCGCTATATTGAGGGATCAGATGGAAGGTATAGTAACTACTATATGGAATTTCTTGTGGGAGAAAATTCAGGATCTGATGGGTTAATAAATTGTATGTAAGGAGGTTAGACCCGGCGGTATTAACGAAACCGGGTGATTTTCCATGGCGGGTTTTGCAAAAAGTTTGGTAATTGTGCTCATAGTTTGCGTTGTATTTTTGATAACAACGAATTTCATATTTTTCTTTCCCTGGTACATGACTTTGGCCTATGAGACATACAATTTATCCACATTGGCGGCACAGCACAACTATATAGACAGGGATGAGGCGCAAATGATACTTGACAACCTGAACAAAAAACCTTTTTTCAAGGAAAACCCTGTTACTTTTGATGATATAGATGGAGAAACCGAGCCTGGAAAGCTGCAAAGAGGAGAGCAGTTTACTGTTAGCATAACGGCAAAGTATCCCATCCGTATGGATATGGGAATTGTTAACATAAGGAGAGACTGGCCTGTAACTTTTTCGGTGGAGACAACGTGCCTGTATTATGATAAAAATTTGGACCCGCTGTATAAAAGTGATGACCTGATTTTTGACGAGCCAATATATGATGAACCAATATATTATGATGAGCCGGCATATGACGATCCATCATATACTGGTCCGACAGAAGATGAGCCATTATATGATGAACCGGCATATGATGATCCAACGCATGCTGTGCCGACAGAAGGTGCTCCACCATTTGAGGAGCCGATATAACTGCAAAAAGGTGATACTATGAGAAATTTGGCAATAGCAATCCTGATTATTGTAGTTGCGTCAATGTTGTTTCAACCCTTTTTCGAAATGGTTGAAATTTTCGCTGAAAAGGCACAGATAGATTCTGCCGTTGAGTCAGCGGCGAAATCCGCACGATTGACAGGCTTTAAGTTGTCGGATATCAGAGATTTGGAAAAAAAGTTTAATTTTGATATGGACAGTGAAGATGAAAACTTTATCAGCGTATTTTGTGATGTATTTGCCGCAACCCTTAATTTGGAGTTTTTATATGTGATTGATAATAAAGCATACTTTAAATCAAATAATGAAAGATATAATGATTTTGTGGTTGAATTCCAATATGACAAAGATTATCCCGACAGATGTCACGTTATTGTCACGACGAATTATAAATTTAAAAGAAATTACTTAAAGCAATTTGTAGGGGATAATTCTTTTGAACTGGTAAGGGAAAGAACATTGTTTGCCCGTATGGAAAATTAATGTTTTTATGATGAGGGTATGAGGACAGGTTTAAAGGTAAAACCAGCCCTCATCATCATCTTCATTATGGTTTTTATCCATGCTTATTTTTGTCCGGTTGCTTCCGCCTAAAGATATGCTGTAAAGCTTCCCGCTGTTAAGTTTGCTGCAATAGTATATGTGTTCGTTGGCCAAATTTATAAATTCGGAATTTTCATTATTGAGTTTTGTTTTATCAGTGCCTTCTGTCCTGATTCTGTAGATACTGCCGCCGTCGCTTTTGTTGCAGTAGTATATCCAGCCGTTTGACACGTTTATATTGTAGGATATATCATCATTCAGCTTGTTTTTGGAACGACCGTCAATACTTGCTCTGTACAGCTTGAATCCGTCACTTTTATTGCAGTAGAAAATATAATCACCGTAAACATTGATGTAACTGGCTTCATCGTTTACGATTCTTGTTCTTCCTTTACCGAGAGTATTTATTTTGTATATTTTTCCTCCGTCGCTTTTGTTGCTGTAGTACAGCCAATCATCCTTCAAAAAGAGACTCTGGGTGAAATCATTATTCAGCTTGGTCCTTTCGGTACCGTCGGTTTTTATTTTGTAAAGTTTGTATCCGTCACTTTCGTTTATATAGTAAATCCACTCTCCGCAAACTGTTATGTCCCAGGAACGGTCAGTGTTGAGTCTGGTCTTACCGTTTCCTTCCAAATCAATTCTGAATATATTGTCATCATTATTCGGGTCGGTGTAATAAATCCAGTTTCCGCAGACATTAAGAAACCACGATTCGTCATTGTTTATCCTTTGAAGGTCGCTTCCATCAAGTTTCACTTTGTAAATATTAAAGTCACAGCCGGCATTGGAGAAATAAAGCCAGGAACCCTGCGTGCACACCAGTCCGCCGTTTAATATGTTGCCGGAATGGTTTCCCGTAAGATTATAAACCATTTCTCTTCTTAACAAACTTCCGAATATGCTGACTGTCCTGTCCAGTGTTTTTTTCGGCGCTTGTGGCGGTTTTGGAACTTCCAGCAGCACGGTATCCATACACTCATCATCTGTATTTTTTTCGTTCTGGTTTGCAATGTCAGACTGCGGCAGAATTACAGTATCAATCACTTTTTCAGTATCGTCAGCTTTTTCAGCCTCATCGGCAGCGGCCGGCGGAACGACCCAGTATGAACGTTCTTCACTGCTCATTTCCGACAAAATCTCATAAAGCGCCTTTTTTGCCTCTGTGGCTGAAGCATATCTTTCGTCTGGATTGTAAGCACATATTTTCAATATAAACTGCGAGAGCTTTTCTCCGGCAAGCATCGGGGGAGTGATTGCCTCTCCGGAAAGCCTCTTGTCCAAAGCTGTTTCACTGTCTTTATATTTCAACTCCTGGGGATAGGGAGGCATAAACGGAAATCTTCCGTGGTTTAAAAGTTTATACATCACAATACCTAGGGAATACAGGTCGGATCTTGAATCATAGGGCTTTCCTCTGTAGACTTCCGGTGCCATATAGAGGGGAGTGCCCCGTATGGAGGAAGCCAGCGAGAGCCGGGTCAGCTCTTTTGCAATACCGAAATCACCGAGCTTGAATTTGCCGTCTGATGTGACAAATATATTTTCATCCTTTATATCTCTGTGAATTATTCTTTTTTGCTCACAGATTTCCAAAGCAGAACAAATATCCAAAGCAAGGTTTACTACCCCTACCCGGGTAAGGCCGTTTTTCAATATGTATTTATTAAGTGTTGTAAGATACTCCATCCGTATGAGTATGTCCCAGCCAAAACGATTACTGCTTTTTTGCACCAGGTGGTCTTCGTAGCTTACTATATTTGTGTTTCCGCGCAAGGTGTACATCATATGTATTTCGTTGACTATATTTTTAACAGCGCTTTCAAAATATTGTTCCAGAGAATTTTTATCGTTACCGATGGTAGCAAGAGCTTCGCGGTGCTGTTCCTGAGTGGGAATGCTTATGAATTTTAAAGCAGACTGGTATTTAAAGCCCCACTCTTCTTTATAAATCTTATACACTTTACCATAGCTTCCTTCGCCGATAAAGGATTCTACAAACCATGCTCCCCACAAAGGTTCGTATTTTTTTATATAGTCATCAGAAGAAACGAGCATTTCAGAACCTCCAAGGCAATTTATCTTATAGTGCTTCTATAAAATTATAGCACCAAATCCGGTATACAGACAATGAAAGATGTAATTATAATATTATAAATTGTAATTATGATATTGCAAATTTATGATAAGATGTCTTCAATTTTAACAACAATGCAGGTTATATTGTCAAATCCTCCGTTTTCCAGTGCCTCGTTTATAAGCTTTGATGCAGCTTTTGAAGGTGTGTTTTCAGTGTTTATAACATCTTTTATGCGCTCATTTTCAACCATGTTCGTAAGACCGTCGGTGCAAAGAAGAAATACATCTCCTTTTTTTACAAAAAAGCTTTCCGATATGTCTGCCTCAATAATTCCTTCTTTAGGAGGTATGCCCAGAAACTTGTAAAGCATGTTTTTACTTGCGCTTTTTGATGCTTC comes from Acetivibrio thermocellus ATCC 27405 and encodes:
- a CDS encoding SAF domain-containing protein; its protein translation is MDINSIKSIKPGNQLPKKLLAIFVSVAVIIGSFIYLNSVNDSAKDTVDIVVVKASGGIPANTLITKDNIGKYSIIRKEFNDDMITYDKVDSILNKYSLYYLRNGAPIYYDQLTDEKPRDTEWLYDLEENYEVLTIKYDYLECGGSILRPGDLVRVRVTYTEEIPSSDGMMYGGSKKVKKTEILFDSIRVKDLINSSGRSIYEVLKEVFKLSEKDRREVMKSRDFMQSIKAESLLLAATEEQVNKFAKFKSQQDAVFTFTILSRNGNDEVFDQLPVVEKEVESWITESEAKD
- a CDS encoding MinD/ParA family ATP-binding protein, which gives rise to MDNRERSEGLELKSLLEKLSPRDKIYNEMETNKIIDNVIGFIPASDCADSSILLVNLAVAIAQKGFNTCILDAKVFYPNIYKLLDCEANAAGKGLIRICRSDKVDIRDVINETKYKNLYLLSPSPSDPMEDYFDFQLDDVDRVITTLKETFDFVLIDIPNNPPLEFCISSVKNCNVGFFIWSERIDCPQNTSRFLEFVGSLGIGVSKLMNVILNNLYGVKFDKTIIEDMKLKLIAEFPFVSGAIDLSLEGRVYIADSLIINKKYKESMNSLVNILTKK
- a CDS encoding CpaF family protein, with the translated sequence MLSRSTVSELQKKAKYIHRTNTSGSKLTSMTFEECLKQCQQYISNVATNYYRRIEDPAKKREMTERYIIDYVETQKPEVEGFEELSALRNALIDEITQYGPITDAMEDPLIDEIRANGPQQIFVEKKGRTEIWDKCFTDREHMERIIAKLIGVSKVRLTPRTPMVNARTIEGYRVNATHADISPYGNPAFVVRKFKKYTLTPEEMIKEKSFSVNMYKLLSLIPKANLSWMTAGPTGSGKTTLNEVLIKHIDPLCRIITIENPAEYRLLRYKNDDPNERVINDVLQYECVPDDDDSSPATMENLLINAMRQSPHWIGPGELRSPGEFETALRAAQTGHYFFTTLHAEGDQEAIYRFLTAYLIKSKEPAELALRNICTAVKFVIFQEKLADGTRKVTSISEVRGSEGLKPIINQIYKFIPEDVDEDPVTGQIRAIVGKHKRVGRISDELVDRMMKAGIKKSKFEFLTRPVDPDEEEVYDIDAL
- a CDS encoding DUF5050 domain-containing protein; the protein is MLVSSDDYIKKYEPLWGAWFVESFIGEGSYGKVYKIYKEEWGFKYQSALKFISIPTQEQHREALATIGNDKNSLEQYFESAVKNIVNEIHMMYTLRGNTNIVSYEDHLVQKSSNRFGWDILIRMEYLTTLNKYILKNGLTRVGVVNLALDICSALEICEQKRIIHRDIKDENIFVTSDGKFKLGDFGIAKELTRLSLASSIRGTPLYMAPEVYRGKPYDSRSDLYSLGIVMYKLLNHGRFPFMPPYPQELKYKDSETALDKRLSGEAITPPMLAGEKLSQFILKICAYNPDERYASATEAKKALYEILSEMSSEERSYWVVPPAAADEAEKADDTEKVIDTVILPQSDIANQNEKNTDDECMDTVLLEVPKPPQAPKKTLDRTVSIFGSLLRREMVYNLTGNHSGNILNGGLVCTQGSWLYFSNAGCDFNIYKVKLDGSDLQRINNDESWFLNVCGNWIYYTDPNNDDNIFRIDLEGNGKTRLNTDRSWDITVCGEWIYYINESDGYKLYKIKTDGTERTKLNNDFTQSLFLKDDWLYYSNKSDGGKIYKINTLGKGRTRIVNDEASYINVYGDYIFYCNKSDGFKLYRASIDGRSKNKLNDDISYNINVSNGWIYYCNKSDGGSIYRIRTEGTDKTKLNNENSEFINLANEHIYYCSKLNSGKLYSISLGGSNRTKISMDKNHNEDDDEGWFYL